The following proteins are encoded in a genomic region of Methanoculleus bourgensis MS2:
- a CDS encoding 2,3-bisphosphoglycerate-independent phosphoglycerate mutase yields MIAEKVLFLVLDGISDRPCEALNGQTPLSAARTPVLDRLAAEGVCGIMDTVAPGIRPGSDTSHLALLGYPPQDYYTGRGPLEAEGTSIHMTAGMIGFRCNFATVGGDGLITDRRAGRISGTGPLSEAIREGVDLSALGVGFRFESGAGHRAALALTGEGLGDAVSSNDPKKEGARPLTIQACSDDPADEKTARACNEFIRQSAEILARHPLNAQRLEEGLPPANLLLIRGAGKMGAFPPFQERYGLSGSVISAATLISGIGKVVGLEHIPVPGTTGSVDSDLDAKVKATLGELERKDFVLMNIKGADEAGHDGKAIEKRDFIEVIDAALEPLLALSDTLIVICADHSTPCSVRDHSADPVPVVIRGPGVRVDPTVRFDEVSCAQGGLNRIRGCDIMPIILDLINKSHKYGA; encoded by the coding sequence ATGATTGCAGAGAAGGTGCTCTTCCTGGTACTGGACGGGATATCCGACCGTCCCTGTGAAGCACTCAACGGACAGACCCCGCTTTCAGCCGCACGGACCCCGGTCCTCGACCGGTTGGCGGCAGAGGGCGTATGCGGGATCATGGATACCGTCGCTCCCGGTATACGGCCGGGGTCGGATACCTCCCACCTCGCCCTGCTCGGCTACCCGCCGCAGGACTACTACACCGGCCGCGGCCCGCTCGAGGCCGAGGGGACCAGCATCCACATGACCGCCGGGATGATCGGGTTCCGGTGCAACTTTGCCACCGTTGGCGGGGACGGTCTCATCACCGACCGCCGTGCCGGGCGGATATCAGGGACCGGACCGCTCTCAGAGGCGATCCGTGAGGGCGTGGACCTCTCGGCGCTCGGCGTCGGGTTCAGGTTCGAGTCGGGCGCCGGTCACCGGGCCGCCCTCGCTCTCACCGGGGAGGGGCTCGGTGACGCCGTCTCGTCCAACGACCCGAAGAAAGAGGGGGCACGACCGCTCACGATCCAGGCCTGCTCCGACGACCCTGCCGATGAAAAGACCGCCCGTGCCTGCAACGAGTTCATCCGCCAGTCGGCTGAGATCCTCGCCCGCCACCCCTTAAACGCGCAGAGGTTGGAAGAGGGGCTGCCCCCCGCAAACCTCCTCCTGATCAGGGGCGCAGGAAAGATGGGCGCGTTCCCCCCGTTCCAGGAACGTTATGGGCTCTCCGGAAGCGTCATCTCCGCGGCCACCCTCATCTCGGGTATCGGGAAGGTCGTGGGGCTCGAGCATATCCCGGTGCCGGGGACGACCGGGTCGGTCGACTCCGACCTGGACGCCAAGGTGAAGGCGACGCTTGGGGAACTTGAGCGGAAAGACTTTGTCCTGATGAACATCAAGGGCGCAGACGAGGCAGGCCACGACGGGAAAGCGATAGAGAAGCGGGACTTCATCGAGGTCATCGACGCGGCACTCGAGCCGCTGCTCGCGCTTTCGGATACCCTGATCGTCATCTGCGCCGACCACAGCACCCCCTGCTCGGTCAGGGATCACAGCGCCGACCCGGTGCCGGTCGTCATCAGGGGTCCGGGGGTCAGGGTGGACCCGACGGTCCGGTTCGATGAGGTCTCGTGTGCGCAAGGAGGCCTCAACCGCATCCGGGGTTGCGACATCATGCCGATTATCCTCGATCTAATTAATAAGAGTCATAAGTATGGCGCATGA